Proteins encoded within one genomic window of Lysinibacillus louembei:
- a CDS encoding VOC family protein, translated as MNPILNQVGTVFIPVSNIEEARKWYCDILGLSADGEILFGHLYIVPTNGTGIVLDSKIYSEDNIFKTPPFHLNTNNIEQAYEYMKRKNVELTTEIEHNHWFNFKDPDGNHLMVCKC; from the coding sequence ATGAATCCTATTTTAAATCAAGTTGGTACTGTGTTTATTCCTGTAAGCAACATTGAAGAAGCTCGTAAATGGTATTGTGACATATTAGGTTTATCAGCAGATGGTGAAATATTATTTGGTCATTTGTATATAGTACCTACGAACGGAACGGGAATTGTATTGGATAGCAAGATTTATTCAGAGGATAATATTTTCAAAACGCCACCTTTTCATTTGAATACAAATAATATAGAACAAGCATATGAGTATATGAAGAGGAAGAATGTCGAATTAACAACAGAAATTGAGCATAATCATTGGTTTAATTTCAAAGATCCTGATGGGAACCATTTAATGGTTTGCAAATGTTAA
- a CDS encoding nitroreductase family protein produces MTKDFYTVLKERRSYYSINKEVKVSEQRIKEIVEFAVKYTPSAFNSQTARLVVLTGEAHNKLWDITTETLRKAVGNGDFSGTQQKMDSFKAGYGTVLFFEDEAIVKSLQEQFALYAENFPIWSNQSSGMHQLVVWAALEAEGLGASLQHYNPLIDDEVKKEWNIPDNWKLIAQMPFGHPTATPDEKQFQPLEERVKFHK; encoded by the coding sequence ATGACAAAGGATTTCTACACTGTACTTAAAGAAAGACGTTCTTACTATTCAATTAATAAAGAGGTAAAAGTATCAGAACAAAGAATTAAAGAAATTGTAGAGTTTGCGGTGAAGTACACTCCATCAGCTTTCAACTCTCAAACTGCACGTTTAGTTGTATTAACAGGCGAGGCACATAATAAATTATGGGACATTACTACTGAAACATTAAGAAAAGCTGTGGGTAATGGCGATTTTTCAGGTACACAACAAAAAATGGATTCCTTCAAAGCAGGCTATGGAACTGTATTATTCTTTGAAGACGAGGCAATAGTTAAATCATTGCAAGAACAATTTGCTCTATATGCTGAAAACTTCCCAATCTGGTCAAACCAATCATCGGGTATGCACCAATTAGTCGTTTGGGCAGCATTAGAAGCAGAGGGCTTGGGAGCATCCTTACAACACTACAATCCACTAATCGATGATGAAGTGAAAAAAGAATGGAATATCCCTGATAATTGGAAGCTTATTGCACAAATGCCATTTGGTCATCCAACAGCTACACCAGACGAAAAACAATTCCAACCACTTGAAGAGCGTGTGAAATTTCACAAGTAA
- a CDS encoding nucleotidyltransferase — translation MLLQEKLINIIKEKCEKDPRISACMMYGSFTKGEGDQYSDVEFYIFLKTTEIEQFESSDWMRDIAPYDLHFMNEFGSEVVVFSNLIRGEFHFLSESEIEVIKTFKETGVFPDTESMFIYDITGKLKVCLDYLKGEGPERMTNDNVNSAFNNFINAWIMGINVLKRGEMARSLECLTYVQKYVLQLIRIREKNVERWLNATKNLEEDLSKKAYSEYTSITSKLDKEELYHAYSNALHVVEGLACLLVDDYKFDINLAFLKKLHSYLTNRP, via the coding sequence ATGCTATTACAGGAAAAATTAATAAATATAATTAAAGAGAAGTGTGAAAAGGATCCTCGTATTTCTGCGTGTATGATGTATGGATCGTTTACAAAAGGTGAAGGGGATCAATATTCGGATGTTGAGTTCTACATCTTTTTAAAGACTACAGAAATTGAACAATTTGAGTCTTCTGACTGGATGAGAGATATTGCTCCATATGATTTACACTTCATGAATGAGTTTGGGTCAGAAGTTGTCGTGTTTTCCAATTTAATTAGAGGAGAGTTTCATTTTCTGTCTGAATCTGAGATTGAAGTTATTAAGACATTTAAAGAGACAGGTGTTTTCCCTGACACAGAATCCATGTTTATTTATGATATAACAGGTAAATTAAAAGTATGTTTAGATTATCTAAAGGGTGAAGGGCCAGAAAGAATGACAAATGATAATGTCAATTCTGCCTTTAATAACTTTATTAACGCATGGATAATGGGTATAAATGTTTTAAAAAGAGGGGAAATGGCACGTTCGTTGGAATGTCTAACATATGTTCAAAAATACGTTTTACAATTGATTAGAATTCGTGAAAAAAACGTAGAACGTTGGCTAAACGCTACAAAAAACTTGGAAGAGGATCTTTCAAAAAAGGCATACAGTGAATATACTTCAATTACGTCAAAGTTGGATAAAGAAGAATTATATCATGCTTATTCAAATGCACTGCATGTAGTTGAGGGATTAGCTTGTTTACTTGTTGATGATTACAAATTTGATATTAATTTAGCATTCCTAAAGAAATTACATTCTTATTTAACGAATCGTCCTTAA
- a CDS encoding GyrI-like domain-containing protein — protein sequence MSYEIKTLPAYRAIGLKWEGTFSEIVPSLKNVIQQIRDRVDELENVVNPTIQLGLSYHVIENGFAHYAVYEVSENQKIPDGMIEIRVPELIYVKTTHNKGEDIQTTYTNLHQWLFTSDYTVFREADVNYYDPYMPIKHEYCYVDSDPNDPHFDIYIPIVKK from the coding sequence GTGAGCTACGAAATTAAAACGTTACCAGCCTATAGGGCAATAGGATTAAAATGGGAAGGGACATTCTCAGAAATTGTACCAAGTTTAAAAAACGTTATTCAACAAATTAGAGACCGTGTCGATGAGCTAGAGAATGTGGTAAATCCAACTATTCAATTAGGTCTATCTTATCATGTAATTGAAAATGGATTCGCACATTACGCAGTGTATGAAGTGAGTGAGAATCAAAAAATTCCTGATGGGATGATTGAAATACGAGTGCCTGAATTAATCTATGTAAAGACGACACATAACAAAGGAGAAGATATACAAACGACATATACGAATTTGCATCAATGGTTATTTACTAGTGACTACACTGTGTTTAGAGAGGCTGATGTAAATTACTACGACCCTTATATGCCGATAAAACATGAGTACTGCTATGTTGATAGTGATCCGAATGATCCACATTTTGATATTTATATACCGATTGTAAAAAAGTAA
- a CDS encoding GNAT family N-acetyltransferase, producing MTSNTEVFPVLETKRLVLREITKKDANSILDYLSDAEVMKYYGLDPFNSLDNALDEIAWYQSIYSNKTGIRWGITLKEQGVVIGSCGFHNTVSQHSRTEIGFELSKGQWGKGIAAEAVEAIINYGFKHMHLQRIEALIEPPNLSSQRLVEKIGFVREGLLRNYEFTRGKFDDLYMYSLLKQDLDKINSM from the coding sequence ATGACGAGCAATACAGAAGTGTTTCCTGTACTAGAAACTAAAAGATTAGTATTAAGAGAAATTACAAAAAAGGATGCCAACAGTATTTTGGATTATTTGTCTGATGCAGAGGTAATGAAATATTATGGATTAGACCCCTTTAACTCATTAGATAATGCTTTGGATGAAATTGCATGGTATCAATCGATATACAGTAATAAAACAGGTATTAGATGGGGAATTACGTTAAAAGAGCAAGGAGTTGTTATTGGTAGTTGTGGTTTTCATAATACTGTTTCACAGCATTCTCGTACGGAAATAGGATTTGAGTTGAGTAAAGGGCAGTGGGGGAAGGGGATAGCTGCTGAGGCTGTTGAAGCAATAATAAATTATGGATTTAAGCATATGCATTTGCAACGAATAGAAGCATTAATCGAGCCACCTAACTTATCATCACAAAGGCTAGTAGAAAAAATAGGCTTTGTCAGAGAGGGATTGCTAAGGAATTATGAGTTTACACGTGGCAAATTTGATGATTTGTATATGTATTCTTTATTAAAGCAAGACCTCGATAAAATCAATTCAATGTAA
- a CDS encoding YfiT family bacillithiol transferase, with the protein MDVKFPIGQLRVPEKVTAENIEEWLNQIETYAARLKETVGTLNDEELAKTYREGAWTVRQLVHHIADSQLNMYQRLKLALTDDNPTIPGFDEEKWAVQPDTELPVECSLKMLEGINERIVCLGKTLTEEQLNRVFTHQVNGEIRLTAKLAKLAWHEEHHLAHIKIALAE; encoded by the coding sequence ATGGATGTAAAATTCCCGATTGGACAATTGCGAGTTCCTGAGAAAGTAACAGCTGAAAATATTGAAGAATGGTTAAACCAAATTGAAACATATGCAGCTCGACTAAAGGAAACTGTCGGTACATTAAATGATGAGGAATTAGCGAAAACATATCGTGAAGGTGCATGGACAGTGCGTCAGCTTGTTCATCATATTGCAGATTCCCAATTAAACATGTATCAACGCTTGAAGCTGGCTTTAACAGATGACAATCCAACAATCCCAGGCTTTGATGAGGAAAAGTGGGCTGTTCAACCAGATACAGAGCTACCTGTAGAATGCTCACTGAAAATGTTGGAAGGCATTAATGAACGCATCGTTTGTTTAGGTAAAACTCTAACGGAAGAGCAATTAAATCGAGTGTTTACACATCAAGTGAATGGAGAGATTCGACTTACTGCGAAATTAGCCAAATTAGCTTGGCATGAGGAGCATCATTTAGCACATATAAAAATCGCATTAGCTGAATAA
- a CDS encoding GNAT family N-acetyltransferase — MLNADGIPATPLAIYADEVMVGFLMYIYDTLDHESFENEVFYGKQSYFIWHMMIDKNYQGKGYGKLAFEKMLMDIETMPYGAAQYVTLFYHKNNVVAKELYASFGFIDTGIIQDNSMLSIKNLSGE, encoded by the coding sequence ATGTTGAACGCAGATGGGATACCAGCGACGCCACTTGCCATTTATGCTGATGAAGTTATGGTTGGATTTTTGATGTATATTTATGATACGTTGGATCATGAATCATTTGAAAATGAAGTTTTTTATGGGAAGCAGAGCTATTTTATTTGGCATATGATGATTGACAAAAATTATCAGGGAAAAGGATATGGCAAACTAGCTTTTGAAAAAATGTTGATGGATATTGAAACTATGCCATATGGAGCAGCACAATATGTAACCCTCTTTTATCATAAAAATAATGTTGTAGCTAAAGAATTATACGCTTCATTTGGCTTTATAGATACAGGCATTATTCAGGATAATTCGATGCTGTCCATTAAAAATTTGTCAGGGGAATAA
- a CDS encoding 3-oxoacyl-ACP synthase III family protein, with product MQHIKMKAIDVYHPKNQLNKAQYIEEFQEKGRDISNFLNIMGRENYYRINNADENSVTMAIEASKKVLKKAELTGDEIDMVIFSSQVPEYTFPSNAIFVHQAIQGKKDCIVYDNNANCAGMTIAVEQASRYMMSSPHVVRALIVGSDYLSLVANPEQEITTANFGDAACAVILEKTDEETGFIDAIYETDSSFKDNILYPANGFSQYMNKGEFLGYVDWKPFDGTVSLPYTFEKIQRLLERNHYSMKDVAMCCFSQFALVNIQRIQEHFAIADEKIVYVGDEYGYTGTNSPFITMYEGIESGKIKRGDLVLFWTIGGGHEFICMLFRY from the coding sequence ATGCAGCATATAAAAATGAAAGCAATAGACGTATACCATCCAAAGAATCAATTAAATAAAGCGCAATATATTGAAGAATTTCAGGAAAAGGGGCGCGATATTTCTAATTTCCTAAATATTATGGGACGAGAAAATTATTATCGTATCAACAATGCAGATGAAAACAGTGTAACAATGGCGATTGAGGCTTCTAAAAAGGTGTTGAAAAAGGCCGAATTGACTGGTGATGAAATTGATATGGTCATTTTCTCTTCACAAGTGCCAGAGTACACATTCCCATCAAATGCAATTTTTGTGCATCAAGCAATTCAAGGGAAAAAGGACTGTATTGTTTATGATAATAACGCAAACTGTGCCGGCATGACGATTGCTGTTGAGCAGGCCTCTCGTTATATGATGTCAAGCCCTCACGTAGTACGAGCATTAATTGTAGGGTCAGACTATTTAAGCCTAGTAGCTAATCCAGAGCAGGAAATAACAACAGCCAATTTCGGTGATGCGGCATGTGCAGTAATTTTAGAAAAAACAGATGAAGAGACAGGCTTTATTGATGCAATATATGAAACAGATTCAAGCTTCAAAGATAATATTTTATATCCAGCAAACGGATTTTCTCAATACATGAATAAGGGAGAGTTTTTAGGATATGTAGATTGGAAGCCTTTTGATGGCACAGTCTCGCTTCCTTATACATTTGAAAAGATTCAAAGATTACTGGAGCGTAATCACTATTCAATGAAGGATGTTGCCATGTGCTGCTTCTCTCAATTTGCATTAGTGAATATTCAACGCATTCAAGAGCATTTTGCAATTGCCGATGAAAAAATTGTGTATGTAGGTGATGAGTATGGTTATACAGGTACAAATTCGCCGTTTATTACAATGTATGAGGGCATTGAAAGTGGCAAAATTAAGCGCGGTGATTTAGTGCTGTTTTGGACAATTGGTGGCGGTCACGAATTTATTTGTATGCTGTTCCGCTATTAA
- a CDS encoding helix-turn-helix transcriptional regulator: protein MRNRIKDLRKAAKMTQEELAVQVGVSRQSIIAIESGKYNPSLELAYNISKVFNCIIEEVFILEERGEE, encoded by the coding sequence ATTAGAAATCGAATTAAGGATTTACGCAAAGCTGCAAAAATGACACAAGAGGAACTAGCTGTACAGGTAGGTGTTTCGAGACAATCCATCATTGCCATCGAATCTGGAAAATATAATCCCTCACTCGAATTGGCATACAACATTTCAAAGGTCTTCAATTGTATCATCGAAGAAGTCTTTATATTAGAAGAAAGGGGAGAGGAATAA
- a CDS encoding SRPBCC family protein, translating to MEKERIIGQTKGVGFQIGVRRTFPISQEKAWEFITSEEGVNLWLGESSDVIFQPGEHYTTKMGTGEIRIVKQLEQLRLTWQKEGWERPSTIQVRIIAKASDKTTISFHQEHLSDENVREEMKMHWEIVLNEIGARL from the coding sequence ATGGAGAAGGAACGTATTATTGGTCAAACGAAGGGTGTTGGTTTTCAAATAGGGGTTAGAAGAACTTTCCCTATTTCACAGGAGAAAGCTTGGGAGTTCATTACCTCTGAGGAAGGTGTGAATTTGTGGTTGGGGGAAAGTAGCGATGTAATATTTCAACCAGGTGAACACTATACAACGAAAATGGGCACTGGAGAAATACGGATTGTTAAACAACTTGAACAGCTTCGCCTAACTTGGCAAAAAGAAGGCTGGGAAAGACCATCTACAATTCAAGTTCGCATTATAGCAAAGGCAAGTGACAAAACAACAATTAGCTTTCATCAAGAGCATCTCTCTGACGAAAATGTGAGAGAAGAGATGAAAATGCATTGGGAGATAGTTTTAAATGAAATCGGTGCTAGGCTTTAA
- a CDS encoding PhzF family phenazine biosynthesis protein, whose protein sequence is MKISVYVASAFSKDHKGGNKAGVVFIENTLTTTQKMAIAKQLGYAETAFISESEIADYKFEYFTPKEEVDLCGHATIGAFAILMHLNKLFKNRYTIETNSGVLTITIKDDIIFMEQNKPKFYAVVSPNEFIDCFDIKAIDNKYPIQIVSTGLKDILTPIKSETQLHALQPNFEKIKEISKYYNVVGMHLYTFNDNRIICRNFAPLYDINEEAATGTSNGALACYLYEQHYLQKEVYVFEQGYSLHSPSEILVKLEANCKNKIEKVYVGGKGYYCETKCLNVESL, encoded by the coding sequence ATGAAAATATCCGTTTATGTTGCAAGCGCATTTAGCAAGGATCATAAAGGTGGAAATAAAGCCGGAGTGGTATTTATTGAGAATACATTGACCACTACTCAAAAAATGGCAATAGCCAAACAACTCGGCTATGCGGAAACTGCATTTATATCAGAATCTGAAATTGCTGATTATAAATTTGAGTACTTTACACCAAAAGAAGAAGTTGATTTATGTGGTCATGCAACAATTGGCGCTTTCGCGATATTGATGCATTTAAATAAACTTTTCAAGAATCGCTATACGATTGAAACGAACAGCGGTGTTCTTACTATTACCATAAAAGATGACATCATATTCATGGAACAAAACAAGCCGAAATTCTATGCTGTTGTATCTCCAAATGAGTTCATCGACTGTTTTGACATTAAAGCTATAGATAATAAATACCCAATTCAAATTGTCTCCACAGGCTTAAAAGATATTTTAACTCCTATAAAAAGCGAAACACAATTACATGCATTACAACCTAATTTTGAAAAAATTAAAGAAATCAGCAAGTATTATAATGTTGTCGGGATGCATCTGTATACTTTTAATGACAATCGAATTATATGCAGAAATTTTGCTCCACTATACGACATCAATGAAGAAGCAGCGACTGGCACTTCAAATGGTGCATTAGCTTGCTACCTTTATGAACAGCACTATTTGCAAAAAGAAGTATATGTATTTGAACAAGGTTATTCCTTACACTCACCTTCCGAAATATTAGTTAAATTAGAAGCCAATTGCAAGAATAAAATAGAAAAAGTTTATGTTGGCGGCAAAGGCTATTATTGTGAAACGAAGTGTTTAAATGTAGAAAGTCTTTAG
- a CDS encoding peptide-methionine (S)-S-oxide reductase — protein sequence MEIVYFAGGCLWGVQAFIKTLPGVDFTEAGRANGTSQTLEGEYDGYAECVKTGFDPTIVTIKELMGYFFEIIDPYSLNKQGQDVGEKYRTGVYSEKTEHLEEARNFLSEREDYDRIAVEILPLTNYIRSAEEHQDRLARCPNDYCHIPEELLNKYK from the coding sequence ATGGAGATTGTATATTTTGCGGGTGGCTGTTTATGGGGAGTTCAAGCTTTTATTAAAACATTACCTGGTGTTGATTTTACAGAGGCAGGAAGAGCGAATGGTACAAGCCAAACACTTGAGGGAGAGTATGATGGCTATGCCGAATGTGTAAAAACAGGCTTTGATCCAACTATTGTTACAATTAAAGAGCTAATGGGTTATTTTTTTGAAATCATTGATCCATATAGCTTGAACAAGCAAGGACAAGATGTTGGCGAGAAATATAGAACAGGCGTGTATAGCGAAAAAACTGAGCATTTAGAAGAGGCGAGGAATTTTCTTAGTGAGAGAGAGGATTATGACCGCATAGCTGTTGAGATATTGCCACTTACCAACTATATAAGAAGTGCAGAGGAACATCAGGATAGGCTAGCTAGATGTCCAAATGATTATTGTCATATTCCAGAAGAACTATTGAATAAGTACAAATAA
- a CDS encoding endonuclease MutS2, whose amino-acid sequence MNNMTFEKLQYHELKNQVKNHCVSSLGKELIERLQPSSNLKVVLNRLNETSEARKLLDAEKHLPLIGISNITSHIRKLEKGMILTPTELLAISDFLRGCRKIKKFMADKEFFAPVLYTYALSMTEFRNIEENILFAIRGNRVDSEASKELRRIRNQIAKTEEKIEERLNKFLKNGANKEYIQESYISKKDDRFTIPIKASFKNHVAGTIIETSSKGSTVFIEPEVVTKLNVELLSLKSEEAVEEYQILATLTGAIHESLHEIGINIECISQYDMIFAKAKYSKSTDAIEPKINNYGYIKLVNSRHPLLEGSIVPLDFEIGKDYRSLVITGPNAGGKTVVLKTIGILTLAVMSGFHIMAKQGTEIAIFDHLFVDIGDNQSIENALSTFSSHMKNISEIMSVATNNTLLLFDEIGSGTEPNEGAALAIAILEEFYHMGCITIATTHYGEIKRYSEMHADFMNAAMLFNSAELKPMYKLLIGKSGESNALWISSKMNIRESVLNRAQLYIENKNYNLETIRENKIKKPVHEVEQLLEVYHYEIGDRVKLISQDDYAIVFEPKDKFNNIKLFYKDEILEVNIRRIELDIKATQLYPEGYDVNTLFTSYQDRKLEHDLKRGSKKALRKVQKEIRNRKQE is encoded by the coding sequence ATGAATAATATGACCTTTGAAAAATTACAATATCATGAATTAAAAAATCAAGTTAAAAATCACTGTGTTAGCAGCTTAGGTAAAGAATTAATAGAAAGACTACAGCCAAGCTCGAATTTAAAAGTTGTTCTTAATCGTTTAAATGAAACAAGTGAGGCCCGAAAGTTGTTGGATGCTGAAAAGCACTTGCCATTAATCGGCATTTCCAATATAACAAGCCATATTAGAAAATTAGAAAAAGGTATGATATTAACACCAACAGAATTACTTGCAATTTCTGATTTTTTAAGAGGTTGTAGAAAAATCAAAAAATTTATGGCAGATAAAGAATTTTTTGCGCCTGTACTTTACACCTATGCACTTTCTATGACTGAATTTCGAAATATTGAAGAGAACATCTTATTTGCAATTAGAGGAAATCGAGTTGATTCAGAGGCTAGTAAAGAGTTAAGGCGAATAAGGAATCAGATTGCTAAAACAGAAGAGAAAATTGAAGAACGTTTGAATAAGTTTTTGAAAAATGGAGCCAATAAAGAATATATCCAAGAATCTTATATTAGTAAGAAAGATGATCGTTTTACGATTCCAATTAAAGCCTCCTTTAAGAATCATGTAGCCGGAACGATTATTGAAACATCCTCTAAAGGGTCTACAGTATTCATTGAACCTGAGGTTGTCACGAAACTGAATGTGGAATTATTAAGTTTGAAATCAGAAGAAGCAGTTGAGGAGTATCAAATATTAGCAACGTTGACTGGAGCAATTCATGAATCACTTCATGAAATAGGGATTAATATTGAATGCATCAGTCAGTACGACATGATTTTTGCGAAAGCTAAGTATAGTAAAAGTACTGATGCTATTGAACCGAAGATTAATAATTATGGATATATAAAATTAGTTAATAGTAGACATCCATTATTAGAGGGTAGCATTGTTCCATTGGATTTTGAAATCGGTAAAGATTATAGAAGCTTGGTTATTACAGGGCCTAATGCGGGTGGGAAAACCGTCGTATTAAAGACCATTGGTATTTTAACTTTAGCCGTTATGTCAGGGTTTCATATTATGGCGAAACAAGGAACCGAAATTGCCATCTTTGATCACCTGTTTGTTGATATTGGGGATAATCAAAGTATAGAGAATGCCCTAAGTACTTTCTCTTCCCATATGAAGAATATTTCAGAAATCATGAGTGTTGCTACTAATAATACGCTGCTTTTATTTGATGAAATTGGAAGTGGAACGGAGCCAAATGAAGGTGCTGCTTTAGCAATCGCCATTTTGGAAGAGTTTTATCATATGGGATGTATTACAATTGCAACAACTCATTATGGGGAAATTAAACGGTATTCTGAAATGCACGCTGACTTTATGAATGCGGCCATGTTATTTAATAGTGCTGAATTGAAGCCGATGTATAAGCTATTAATAGGAAAATCAGGTGAGAGTAATGCACTTTGGATTTCAAGTAAGATGAATATTCGTGAAAGTGTATTGAATCGGGCTCAATTGTATATAGAAAATAAAAATTATAATCTGGAAACAATAAGAGAAAACAAAATAAAAAAACCGGTTCATGAAGTGGAGCAACTATTAGAGGTATATCATTATGAAATAGGTGATCGGGTAAAGTTAATCAGCCAGGATGATTATGCAATTGTCTTTGAGCCAAAAGATAAATTTAATAACATTAAACTGTTCTATAAAGATGAAATATTGGAAGTAAATATTAGGCGGATTGAATTGGACATTAAAGCAACGCAATTATATCCTGAAGGGTATGATGTAAACACCTTATTTACCAGCTACCAAGATAGAAAGCTAGAGCATGATTTGAAGAGGGGCTCGAAAAAGGCACTGCGAAAGGTTCAAAAGGAAATAAGAAACAGAAAACAAGAATAG
- a CDS encoding GyrI-like domain-containing protein gives MKEIMIQELDELKLVGFRVLCSGDQYLVEIPKASLILDKRIGEIKQVINPDIQIGAFVVENQTPDEDGYWVSVEVKEYEDVPVDMVTLTIPPQRYAALRHTGSNSEIRETYNGLHKWVEDNKYVRLKNKWHLERFYEWKDTEKVDVDLLDTIE, from the coding sequence ATGAAGGAAATAATGATTCAAGAACTTGATGAATTAAAACTAGTTGGTTTTCGTGTTTTGTGTTCAGGTGACCAATACTTAGTTGAAATACCTAAAGCATCGCTCATATTAGACAAGCGTATAGGTGAAATTAAACAGGTAATTAATCCAGATATACAAATTGGCGCATTTGTTGTAGAAAATCAAACTCCCGATGAAGATGGTTACTGGGTTAGTGTTGAAGTAAAGGAATATGAGGACGTCCCAGTTGATATGGTGACGCTAACTATACCTCCACAAAGATATGCCGCTCTAAGACATACTGGTTCTAACAGTGAAATAAGGGAAACGTATAACGGCTTACATAAGTGGGTTGAAGACAATAAATATGTAAGACTGAAAAATAAATGGCATTTAGAAAGGTTTTACGAATGGAAGGATACTGAAAAGGTAGATGTAGATTTGTTAGATACTATTGAATAA
- a CDS encoding acetyltransferase — MECKVCPQCNSNNIYKGVMQAAHAPLHMFPEEAFNKNAPLNSHLRKNSKISSYYCQGCGYILGMFVDEPDKLM; from the coding sequence ATGGAATGTAAAGTATGTCCGCAATGTAATAGCAACAATATTTATAAGGGCGTTATGCAAGCTGCCCATGCTCCATTACATATGTTTCCTGAAGAAGCATTCAACAAAAATGCACCGCTTAATTCTCATCTAAGAAAGAATTCTAAAATCAGTTCCTATTATTGTCAAGGCTGTGGTTATATTTTAGGCATGTTTGTAGATGAGCCAGATAAACTGATGTAA